GACAACGATAAGATGAGCACCAAACCAAGAAATCATGAGGAAGGATGCGTACATAGACAACATCATGGCTGGGTTAGACATGACAACCACACGAATAGCACGCATGAACATCTTGTAAATACGACGTGAAGCCTTCTTGAATTTATCCGTCTCTTCCTGCTCTTTAACATAGGATTTAACCACACGCATGTTGGTGATATTTTCCTTGATACTATTGTTAAGGTTGTCATAAGCCTCAAACACTTGAGTAAAGAGAGGGTATACAATCTTGGTAATAATGGCCAAAACCAGACCAAGGAAGAGGGTTACACCAACGAAAATCCAAGCCATTTCACCATTGATAAGGAAACTTGCTGCAATGGCAAAAATCAGATTAAGTGGTGCACGTACACAGATGCGGATAATCATCTGGTAAGAGTTCTGCACGTTGGTAACATCAGTCATCATACGTGTTACCAAACCACCAGCTGAGAACTTATCGATATTTTCAAAAGAGAAGGTTTGAACCTTTTTGAAAATGGCCTGACGTAGATTCTTAGCAAATCCAGCAGAAGCAAAGGCCGCATAGCGTGCCGACTGCATACCGCAGAAAAGCGACAGGAAGGCACAGACCAACATGAGGCCACCATAGAGCCAAATGTTAGACATGTTAGATTGCTGGACACCTTTGTCCAAAAGATTGGCCATGACAAAGGGAATGGAAATCTCAAACATGACTTCTAGCGTCATGAAGAGAGACGCTAGGATTGAGGGTTTCTTGTATTCCTTTATCTGGGCGATCAGGGTTTGAAACATAATTACCTCCGTTTTTATTCTTTTTCTTTTTTTTCTTTTGATATTTTTCTTTTTTTGATGCTTTCTTAAGTGATGGCGGACGTCAGCGACCGACTCAGTCGTTCCATGACTAGTTATCGAGCCAAAGTCTCGATAACTCCGCTTCCTATAACTGCTTCTGCAGTTATAGGAATATCATCACGGCGAAAGCATCGTTATTGGGCAGAGCGAACTGTCGAATCGTGAGCAATTCGGACAAGTGCAAATAGATTCAGGATGAGCCCTACCACGACGAAAAATATCGTCTGCTCTGGGCAGAGCGTGTTTCATGCATTGATAGATATACACCATTTTTGTAATCTATCACGGCGAAAGCATCGCTGTTGGGCAGAGCGAACTGTCGAATTGTGAGCAATTTCGAGCAAGTGCAAATAGGTTCAGAATGGTCTCGACCACGGCGAAAAATATCGTCTACTCTAGGCATAGCAAAGCTTAAAACTAAGAGTCTTATGCTTATCATTTATCTATAAAAGAACGGTCATACCCTTTTGAGAGCATACAAAAGCCCCTGAGGGCAGACCCTAGGGATTTTTTCGTTCTCATATATATGTCATTAGTATAGGTTAAATTGAGTAAAATTGCAAGTACAATGTCATTTCACTAACATTTGTAAGCATTTTACGATGTTTGATAAAAAAATCGTTCTAAAACCTGCTCATTTTTCCCAAACTTATCATAAATGTTCGTAAATTATCGCCATACGTAGCAGAAATTTGTTTTCTGTTCCTATTTATAATAGACTAACACTAACATTAGATGAAAAGGTGACTCTATGACTATAAATCAACTGCTTCAAAAGCTGGAGCCTACCAGCCCTATCCTTCAAGCTAACTTTGGAATTGAACGCGAAAGTCTTCGTGTCGATAGACAGGGAAAATTAGCACATACGCCTCACCCTTCTTGCCTAGGAGCTCGAAGTTTCCACCCTTATATTCAAACAGATTTTTGTGAGTTTCAAATGGAGCTCATCACACCAGTTGCTAAATCTACCACTGAGGCCCGTCGTTTTCTTGGAGCCATTACCGATGTAGCTGGACGTTCCATCAGTAAAGATGAACTTCTCTGGCCCTTGTCCATGCCACCTCGTATCAAGGCCCAAGAAATCCAAGTTGCCCAACTGGAAAATGAATTCGAACGCCATTATCGTAACTACTTGGCTGAAAAATACGGAACTAAACTACAAGCTATCTCAGGTATCCACTATAATATGGAACTTGGGAAAGATTTGGTTGAGGCCCTATTCAAAGAAAGCAACCAGACTGATATGATTGCTTTCAAGAACGCCCTCTATCTCAAGCTGGCTCAGAACTATTTGCGCTACCGTTGGGTGATTACCTATCTCTTTGGTGCTGCACCTATTGCTGAGCAAGGTTTCTTCGACCAAGAAGTGCCAGAACCCGTTCGTTCCTTCCGTAACAGTGACCATGGTTATGTCAATAAGGAAGAAATCCAAGTATCTTTTGCAAGCCTAGAAGATTATGTCTCTGCCATCGAAAACTATATCGAACAAGGAGATTTGATTGCGGAGAAGGAATTTTACTCAGCTGTTCGTTTCCGTGGACAAAAAGTTAATCGCTCCTTCCTTGACAAGGGAATCACCTATCTGGAATTCCGTAACTTCGACCTCAACCCCTTTGAGCGTATCGGTATTAGCCAAACTACCATGGATACCGTACACCTGCTTCTCCTAGCCTTCCTCTGGATGGATGCCCCTGAAAATGTCGATCAGGCTCTGGCTCAAGGTCACGCGTTGAATGAAAAAATCGCCCTCTCTCATCCTTTAGAGCCTCTACCTTCTGAAGCTGAAACTCAGAACATTACGACGGCTCTGGACCAACTGGTGCAACATTTTGGACTAGGTGACTATCATCAAGGTTTGGTCAAACAAGTTAAAGATGCCTTTGCTGATCCTAGTCATACACTAGCAGCCCAACTCTTATCTTATATCAAAGACAAGTCTCTTGCTGACTTTGCCCTTGACAAGGCTCTTGCCTATCATGATTATGACTGGACTGCCCACTATGCTCTTAAGGGTTATGAGGAGATGGAACTTTCTACTCAGATGCTACTCTTTGATGCCATTCAAAAAGGAATCCATTTTGAAATCCTAGATGAGCAGGATCAATTCCTTAAACTCTGGCATAAAGATCATGTTGAGTACGTCAAAAATGGTAACATGACCTCAAAAGACAACTATGTAGTACCTCTTGCCATGGCTAATAAAACCGTGACCAAAAAAATCCTGGCTGACGCTGGTTTCCCTGTTCCTGCTGGCGACGAATTTACCAGTCTGGAGCAAGGTCTAGCCTACTATCCTCTTATCAAGGACAAGCAAATTGTAGTTAAACCAAAATCAACCAACTTTGGTCTGGGCATTTCCATTTTCCAAGAGCCTGCCAGCCTTGATAACTATAAGAAAGCCCTCGAGATTGCCTTTGCAGAAGATACAGCTGTTCTTGTTGAAGAATTTATCCCAGGAACCGAATACCGTTTCTTTATCTTGGATGGACGTTGTGAGGCTGTACTCCTTCGTGTCGCTGCCAATGTTGTCGGTGATGGCAAACACACCATTCGTGAATTGGTCGCTCAGAAAAATGCCAATCCATTGCGAGGACGTGATCACCGCTCACCACTTGAAATCATTGCGCTTGGAGACATTGAACAACTGATGTTAACGCAACAGGGTTATACCCCTGATGATATTCTCCCAGAAGGGAAAAAGGTCAATCTACGTCGTAACTCAAACATTTCTACGGGTGGTGACTCTATTGATGTCACTGAGACCATGGATTCCTCTTACCAAGAACTAGCTGCAGCTATGGCAACTAGTATGGGAGCTTGGGCTTGTGGGGTTGACCTCATTATTCCAGATGAAACCCAACCTGCTAGCAAAGAAAACCCTCATTGCACCTGCATCGAGCTCAACTTTAACCCTTCTATGTATATGCACACCTACTGTGCTGAAGGACCTGGACAGGCTATCACTTCAAAAATCTTAGACAAGCTTTTTCCAGAAGTTGCCACAAATCAAAACTAAAACTTAAATCTTAGGCGCAAACAAATCACCTTTATCTCGAGATAAAGGTGATTTTGCTTTATTAACCAAACTCTCCTGCTTCTTCCTCAGGATGAGTTTCCA
Above is a window of Streptococcus salivarius DNA encoding:
- the gshAB gene encoding bifunctional glutamate--cysteine ligase GshA/glutathione synthetase GshB → MTINQLLQKLEPTSPILQANFGIERESLRVDRQGKLAHTPHPSCLGARSFHPYIQTDFCEFQMELITPVAKSTTEARRFLGAITDVAGRSISKDELLWPLSMPPRIKAQEIQVAQLENEFERHYRNYLAEKYGTKLQAISGIHYNMELGKDLVEALFKESNQTDMIAFKNALYLKLAQNYLRYRWVITYLFGAAPIAEQGFFDQEVPEPVRSFRNSDHGYVNKEEIQVSFASLEDYVSAIENYIEQGDLIAEKEFYSAVRFRGQKVNRSFLDKGITYLEFRNFDLNPFERIGISQTTMDTVHLLLLAFLWMDAPENVDQALAQGHALNEKIALSHPLEPLPSEAETQNITTALDQLVQHFGLGDYHQGLVKQVKDAFADPSHTLAAQLLSYIKDKSLADFALDKALAYHDYDWTAHYALKGYEEMELSTQMLLFDAIQKGIHFEILDEQDQFLKLWHKDHVEYVKNGNMTSKDNYVVPLAMANKTVTKKILADAGFPVPAGDEFTSLEQGLAYYPLIKDKQIVVKPKSTNFGLGISIFQEPASLDNYKKALEIAFAEDTAVLVEEFIPGTEYRFFILDGRCEAVLLRVAANVVGDGKHTIRELVAQKNANPLRGRDHRSPLEIIALGDIEQLMLTQQGYTPDDILPEGKKVNLRRNSNISTGGDSIDVTETMDSSYQELAAAMATSMGAWACGVDLIIPDETQPASKENPHCTCIELNFNPSMYMHTYCAEGPGQAITSKILDKLFPEVATNQN